In Primulina eburnea isolate SZY01 chromosome 14, ASM2296580v1, whole genome shotgun sequence, the following proteins share a genomic window:
- the LOC140811657 gene encoding heavy metal-associated isoprenylated plant protein 19-like isoform X1, which produces MAGKKKYKDDKVVMAEFRVSMYCNACERSVAKAVSKMKGVEKFVTDTKNHRVVITGRINPQKVMKKLKRKTGKRVELVDEEDHDKSEGNKGDLGEQVMESWIVDCDDSELHMMFNDENANACSIM; this is translated from the exons ATGGCCGGTAAGAAGAAGTACAAGGATGATAAA GTGGTGATGGCAGAATTCAGAGTATCCATGTATTGCAATGCATGCGAAAGAAGTGTTGCCAAAGCCGTTTCCAAAATGAAAG GAGTTGAAAAGTTTGTGACGGACACGAAGAATCACAGAGTGGTGATCACTGGTAGAATTAACCCTCAGAAAGTAATGAAGAAGTTGAAGCGAAAGACGGGAAAAAGGGTGGAGCTTGTGGATGAAGAAGATCATGACAAGAGTGAAGGGAACAAAGGGGACTTGGGGGAACAAGTAATGGAATCTTGGATAGTTGATTGTGACGATAGTGAACTTCACATGATGTTTAATGATGAGAATGCCAATGCTTGTTCAATAATGTAG
- the LOC140811657 gene encoding heavy metal-associated isoprenylated plant protein 19-like isoform X2 gives MHTCDLQWPVVMAEFRVSMYCNACERSVAKAVSKMKGVEKFVTDTKNHRVVITGRINPQKVMKKLKRKTGKRVELVDEEDHDKSEGNKGDLGEQVMESWIVDCDDSELHMMFNDENANACSIM, from the exons ATGCATACTTGTGATCTTCAATGGCCG GTGGTGATGGCAGAATTCAGAGTATCCATGTATTGCAATGCATGCGAAAGAAGTGTTGCCAAAGCCGTTTCCAAAATGAAAG GAGTTGAAAAGTTTGTGACGGACACGAAGAATCACAGAGTGGTGATCACTGGTAGAATTAACCCTCAGAAAGTAATGAAGAAGTTGAAGCGAAAGACGGGAAAAAGGGTGGAGCTTGTGGATGAAGAAGATCATGACAAGAGTGAAGGGAACAAAGGGGACTTGGGGGAACAAGTAATGGAATCTTGGATAGTTGATTGTGACGATAGTGAACTTCACATGATGTTTAATGATGAGAATGCCAATGCTTGTTCAATAATGTAG